One Drosophila subpulchrella strain 33 F10 #4 breed RU33 chromosome 2R, RU_Dsub_v1.1 Primary Assembly, whole genome shotgun sequence genomic window, TAATATCCGGTCTGATTCTGGGCGGGTGCAGAACGATCATAATTCTGGTTATAATATGGTTCGGGGGCCTGTTGGTAATTGTTCTGCCCCTGATTGTTTCCCCGATATGGACAGCTGGGATCGCACTCTCCCTGATCTGGAATCTCACCACTCCGCACGACTAACGGATTTCGCAGAATATTGTAATCGCAATCCCCGCCGGAAACCCTCCTTCTCCTTTCCGGAATGAATGTCAAGCCCACAAAATGAGATCCACAACCAGTGAAGGAAACACTCTCCTTAAGTTTAGTTCCTCTATTTTGCTCCAAGGAAATATTATCCGTGCTCGTGCTCATTCCAATAGTATCATTTTCGATAGTCAGGTATTTCCGAGGAAACTGGAAATTTGGATCTGCCATCGCAGGTAAATGTTGTGCTGGCTATGTTGGGTTTGATCGTTTGGTGTCCGATCAACAGGATACATTCAATTTAGTCTGATTTTTATATgaaaaagtgtattttttCAATAACTGAGATTAGGTATATCCCGACATATTTGATGGGGATGACGTTAAAATCGAAGTTGACCATTTAAGCCAAAAGCAGTCTTTTATTTGATGTACGAAAAAATATTCAGACCAAGGACGAAAAATTGGAACCAGCTTTGTTCTCCAATGAAAAAGATATCCTTAGGGGAACAAAGCTGTGCCCTGGTGTTCGTCGCTGGTCTGAAATTGGCTTGTCAGTTAACAAAAAAGTTTTACATGTCCTATATCTCAGAGCAGGTTCGGCTAGCGCCCGATAAAGTCAGCATGCGACTATAGGCCTTGTTCAAGACTCTGGCGGTCATCGGAAGATCCTGCCACAATCGCCAGCTGCGATTCTCGTCGAGGGCTGAGCTTATGGACCTCTGGCTTCGCAACTTTACAGCCTGTTTCGTCGAGGAACGGGAGCGAACCCGAGATGGGTTCCGGGCACGTTTCGAACGACCTTGTGGCTTGGAGTAATCAGGCTTGGGCCAGTGGAGGGGTCTTCTCATCGGGAGCTGAGTCTGCGTAAAGGGGTACGGAATGGAAAGTTCTCGCAGGCGAGGATTCAACCTCTTCCTCGAACGTCTACGGCGACCTTGCCTAAGGAAAATAAACAGATGAAACACCATTTAGAGATCTATTGGACAGTTAATGGAgctctaaaaaaaaacactcgaaatttaaaatataaggtgtctaaaagtatgctgcataaaatattataattaaatttaaaacatatcGTAACATACTTTTAGATACTTTAACTTTCGAAAACATAGGCTTCTCACTAACTTGGGATGCTCTTCCTGATAGACATTGCCACATCGCTTGGCGTACTCATCTTCTCCATGAATCCCTTTTTTGCTCGCCAATTTTGGATCACTTCTTGACTGCTCAACTTTCGGTTTCACGGAACTTCTGTCTTCGTCCTCCTCATCGGAGGTTACCATCAAGTACACGGAATACTGTTTCTGAAGACCATCAGCACCGGATCCTGCCCTCAACCGACTCTTCTGCTCCTTATCGTCCTTCTCGTTTTCCTTGGCCTCACACATGTGGGCCACCAGTTGCATGAGCGAGTGCCACATGGGATTGCCGTCCAGTCCCTTGACTTTTTCATTTCTCAACAGCTCATTGATGTTTAGTTTTCTAGATCCCTTACTAGTTGCTGAAGTGGTCGATATAGCTTTCTGAGGTCCACGTTTTAAAATATCATTGAGAGGGTCTAACTTGGTGTTTGTGGCCTTGTCAGTCAAAGATGTGCAACTATGACAATTAGTTTTCGACTGATTTTGCTCGGTGGTTAGGGTTATCGTGCTGCTATCGTTTCCCGACTCATGTGTTCTGGGTTGACGATCAAGGAAGCGACTCGAAGACGTCTTGCCCTTCCTGTTGGGTACCTCCGATTTTTCAAGCTTGGCTTGGAGGTCTTTGTTATTCTCCTGTTTGGTTTCTTCATAGGCGAAGCTCTTTGACTTGGAACTCTTAAATTGCTTAGGGATTTGTGGCCTGCTTTGCTTACTTACAGATTTTATTTCTGAATTCGCAGCCGAATACATGGACGTTTCTGTATCAGAGTCCCTGCTGCAGCCTTCTATAAAGTGGTTTACGAATTTTCCGAAATTAAAGCTCTTAGTAGGATCTAGTTGTTGCAGGCTTTTCTGATGTTGCTTTCTTAAATCGAGTTGGTGTTGCAAGAGCTGTTTTTGATGCAGATTCGCTTTACACTGGAGCTTAACTTGATCTTTCTGATTTTGCATTGACTGATGCTGTTTCAGAAGCTCATGTTGTAGTTGCAATTGCTGCAGTTGCTGTCGTTCTTTCTTCAGTGTATTTTGCTTGACTCTTTTACTTGGCTTGGGTGGAATATCAGGCTTGAGTTTTATTTGTTCCACGATAGGTTCTTGGTATCTGGAACGGGGGGCGGCTGTGCTTTTGATGGTCACTCTTTTCGTTTTAGGGGGAGTTGAGGTCTGATTATCACTTCCAACTCCAATTCGAGAAGACTTCTTTAAAATACCAGCAGGTACTGCCATCTGTTGTTGTTCTAGTAGGAATTGcttgtgttgctgctgcacttgatattgctgctgttgccatTGCATTGGAGGATAGTCGAATAAACTTCCCTGATTAAAATGCTGATGCTGCGGTGTCGTGGGTGCAACACCTACTGCTGCAGCTAAATTTCTGTAGGACTGGTTCTGACAGGCGGCCAATATGCATCCTGGTTTCAGAAGGGTCGCCTTAGAAGGCCTTTGACTCGGAGAGGATATATTTCCTGCGTTCTGATAACCTCTTTGAAATTGCACTTGCGGATGCTGCTGTAGACCATAATTGGGGATGAAGCTGTGCATCGGAACGGTTTCACTGGGCGCTTTCATCAGCTGACGACGAAGACGACTCAATTTCCGGCTGCTCACTTCCGGCGGAGCAATTACCGCCATGCGGGGCATGGCGCCACCCATTTTGTTGCACACGGAGTGCCAATATTCCGGCATCGAGGCAACCAAAGGTCCTCGGGCAAACGGCTGCTGATGCCACAACTGCTGATAGGCGTTCATCGAAGCCTGCTTGGCCGAATTCGTCAGTACCCTTCTCCGAACCATTGTGATATTTTGGGACTATATTATTTCGCAGGTGGTAGTGTCCTTGAACTGCTGACTCTGAAGCTTTCTGCTGGCTTGCTTTGCTGTTGGATATTTTTTTCTGGTTTATCTGGGGCTTGTGGGTTCATTGAAAATTTTGGGTGCACCTTATGTGCCATATTTATTATGGGAAAACTCTTGACAAGGAAAATAGGGCCTGCCTTGAGTTCTTTAATCTCGGGTTAGGAAAACAATGTTACCAATCATGTTGTTCTGCTGAACGCCATTGATAATGTGGACCATAAATAGTTTCGTCCATCGATGGTACTTAATACTATTGTTCTGCAAATTGCTTAAAATTACAGACATATAATATCTTATATTCCTCGGAAAGTTTATAATAGGTAGAAGAAAGcctttccgaccctataaagaatatattcttgatcaggataacGTACAtatgtctgtccgtccgtatgaacgctgagatcacGGAAACTATacaagctagaaagttgggacttGGAATGCAGATTATAGAgtttcctgcgcagcgcaggtttgttttAGCAGGGTGCCACATCCACCCCACAAACGCCGATAATGCCGATAATCCTGTCTAGCGCCAACAATTTTGATGATCTTGTCAAAGTGTAAaatgaaattgattttttgatcaatacctatctaaaTGCTGAGACTCGTACCTAACGTATTACTATTTTAAAAGTTATGGCTGCGTTAAACAAGCTTTGGCATGGTCAGTAGTACCGCTAGATTTCGCTGGCATCGGCGGTGTGAGGCACGCCAATAAAAATGGCctggaattttattttattttaaatacgaAACAAGATAATTGATTCACTAGACTATATCGTTTCTTCttcttatttttaaagttatgacTAAGTAAGAAATGCTTTAAGATGGTTTGTGGTACTGCTACCGTCCGCTAGGTGCCGTAGCGCTTGCATGTGTGGTGCGTGATGCGCCAATAGAAATGccattaaatttatatttgatAGTTGAAGcactcgactaaagcgtttCTTGATCTTTTAAAGCAATGTTCACAGGCAATGTATGTAAGTCTGTCAGCGACAGctacaattttttattgataACTTTGTTTTagactttaaaatatattaaaagatCTTTCCGATTTAAATTTCAATAACTATTGCTAACATATTTGTTTACccaaactttattttattcattGAAAAACTGTATTTAAGTTTCAGGTAGAAGAAATGCCCCGGATCAAGCATACGAAAATTAAGCTATGGATTAGGATTTGTAGGCGGTATAAAAATCCTTCCAGGTGATGACGCCATCTCCATCAACATCAACCTGGTGGAATATATTATCAAACTCTTCGTCACTCAATTTTTCGCCCAGATTGGTAAACACGTTGCGCAGCTCGCTCTGTGTTATATACCCATCCTTATCGTAATCGAAAGCATTGAATGCCGCCTTCAAAAAATCAACATGTTCCATTATCTTATACATTTTGGTCATTAGTTCGATAAAATCTTCAAGTGTTATGTAACCAAAAAAATCACCCTCGAGTCCTTCGGAATATCTGTAGATTTCAGACTCTGTGTGGTTTTGGTTGAGAGCGCGCAACACAGTTCCCAAATCTTCTGGGCTGATTCTTCCAGTCTTTTGGGGATCACATTGCGCGAATGCTTCGCGAATCTCTGCAAGGTCGTCTGGGGACAGAGTATATTCGGGTGGATCCATTCCGGAAGAAGACTTTTTGACTTGCTTCGAAATTAAATGTGTTTTTTTGAGAGAAATGTTCTAAGTTCTTTGTAGTATTCAGCTTAAGTTTTGTAAATGTACTGACTTATCATGAACGTTGCTTGAGTATACTAAACGAAAGTTTATTTCAACAGCTACTCTTTTGtagcattttaaaaattaatattcatttaaataatatatttatttaaatataggtatattttaattttgtgtatatttttatagtcGAGAAAAAAGGcaatattaattaataattgtGCATTGAAATCAAATATTTTGACGGTTGAACTAAACACAAGTTTTAACTTTTACGTAGCATcaattataattatcaacTCGTTTACAATAACTGACTGGTACTTTTAGCAAATTTATTGTCttattatttaactttattatCCAGTAACATAGTCATATCTTTATGAAATACGTAAAATTTTACAAACATTTCGGTAAATACAATCAACATTTTCGCTTGGAACCATTTTACCTATTGAATTTGTTGATTTTATCACAATGCATATTTACTATTTGTACATTATTATATTCCaagtttaaaactttaaaatactttttcaGTATTTAATAAGTACTATTTTCTGGCGGTGTCTTACAAATTGAGCTGACGTCACGCGACTCCTAGTGCGTAACTTCCGCTCTCTCAGCCATCTCCCTCTCCCCGTTCTCCCTCTTACCACTCTCCCTCTCCCTATTTCCGACCACACATTTGCGGATTTAGAGCTGTAGTGGAATTCCAGGCTCCATTTTCATTCAGCTGGCTGCTGGCGAAGAGATGAATTAATGGCCAGCTGGAAGGCTTTCATTCATGGACGTCGCCTTCCAGGATGCCATTTAGTTTAGTGCGTATTCCAGGCTGCGCAGGAAAGGGAAAAAGCCGTTACAACAGCAGGCGGCGAAAGAAACTTCCCTTGAAAACAGCCACGAAAACTCATTCTATTTCTGAGATTTAATTGAACAGAATCAAACTCTGctttttcctctttttatattctgtagtattcataatttttatttaatttacaatCGCAGAATGGTGACTTTTGGTTGTGTCGCAAAACTTTTGAGCGGCTTCGAGTGCTGCGCGAATTCGTGGGTCAAAGCCGTAAATCCCGGGTGGTACGAGGCCCGTGAGCTTCCCAAGACCATTCTGATCCAAAAGATGCGGCAGGTGGCCCAGGCGACCAGGGCGATTCGGCAGCGACCCCAAACCGCGGAGCCGCCAAAGAAGACCAGGCCGCAGCGCCAGCCATAACAATACTAAGTTCGGCAGagatttccaaaaaaaaatattttagtcggtaagtaaaattaatttacctTAAAAAAACTAGGTGTATCCGGATCAAACCCCTTTAAGGGTATCTTTGGGGAGTTTGCCGAGTGTACGAATTCTCTGCATACCTTTGgggatattttttattttgcagaaATACTTAGTTTGTTTCCAGTAAAGTAAGATATATTTAATACCCTCGAAGTCTGAACTAATTAAATTGCAAAAGAAAAGAATTAATGTATAATCTTGTGTACCAACACTTATCCCCTATATTTACAGCCTGCTCAAGCTGCCACTTAGGTAGCAGTATACCCGTTAATTCTGAATAAATatacacttttaaataaaaaaaaagtatatgtaTAGAGCGAATATGAATAATACGAATTAATTCATCTTTAAGCATAATAAGCAAAGTAACAAATCTTGAACAGCTAAGATCACTGTCAATCAATGAGTTTTAACTGGATTAAATGTTCTGTTTTAAGATACCTCAAGAAAGATTCctttcatttattttagtCACCACTCctatttaataaaaactaaaaataagtCCTTTTTAGTTGCAGACGTTTTGCCCTAGTGCGGATTCCGAGTGCTGGTAAATATATCAGGAATTCAAATTCCGTACAGTGTTGACTAATCCCCGATTTCGCCCGCAGAGGTGCCTCGGAGCCGGTATCGATTTCGGCATTTTGGCTGCCCCGCCGCACGGTCACACCGAGTCGGTGCCGAGTTTTTGCTTCGCGAGCAGGTGGTGTTGTCCAATCAGAATCGCCGTCGACGGCACGAATAAAAATTCCAATAGAATAGCCGAGGGCGACTATTTATGTGTGTTaatgttaaatgttaaatgcAAAATTACGCGTCGCACGCTTCGCCCACGCGATTTCGCCCCGATTGTTCTGTGCAAACACACACAAGTGAATATAGTATGTAAGCGAGAGGCAAGAAGCCAACAACAAAGCGCCAGTGATAAGCGCAATAATATAATGCAATATAGTATAAATTCAACGTGAAAAGAAATCTCGCCAGCCAAAGAAAAGCAAAAAGCAGAGGCAGCGACTCGGCGACAAATGGAAATAAAGTAAAGTGATGGAGAGAGGAGAGATAGAAATCGTAATGTGTAAGCGGGACCAGAGCGTATGAAGAAAGAAAAAGCGAAAAACGTCGGAGCGaagattaaataaatttacaaGTGTGTTTTGTATTTGACCAGCTTTTgtgattgttgttgttttgtggAGGCTGAAGAAAAGCGgaataacaacaacagcgcTTTTACATGCTACTGTGtgcgtgtgcgtgtgtgtgtgtttttggtGAGCAACTATTTCCAGTGAAGAGCGCGTGACACGAGCTGTGGCTCCCTGATCTTCCAGTACGGAGTGTAGGAAAAGCCCCGTGACTCACGCTGCCACCTCTGACGGCCACTGAGATGCGGAAGCTGAAAAACATATTCATGAATGGCAATTATGTGCCGTGCGCTGCGGCAAGTTTTACCTTCGATTCCGAGCTGtggaaaaaagaaacaaaatgcGCGTACGGTTTTCCACTTGGGAAGTCGTGACGTTTTCCCATGCATAACGTATGTGCGTACGTATGTACGGTTTGTGGTGGGGGCTCTCTTTTTCGCTCTCTCACTCGCTCGCTCGTACACATGTGAGTGTGCGTGCGTACGTCATGGCAACTCCGGTAAAACGCAAATAAGGGGCAGCGAAAAGCCAATTGCCGTTGAGTGGTCTAATTGGACACCTTGCGCATTACTTGTTTATACTATTTACCATTTGGCGACCCGTTATCAATTGCAGGTGCTTTCTCCTGTAAACACCAATGCTAGGATGTGAGTGTGTGCGTGCGACCTCGAcaagtttttttcttttgtccCCACACAAATGCaagtacacagagaaaatatGGGTCCTAATGATAAGGACTTGCTACTTTTTCTTGGgacaatttattttaacaaaatgAATAGAATGAATGAATTTTTTTCAGATCGAAATTGATTATCATTTTAATAAGTAATTTTGAGTGGTCACTAAAAATAACAAACCAAATTTCAGTGATTGCTATTGgatatttcttttttattggACTATACATTgtagtatttatttttttcgtgtttcTCCTATGAATCTACGTTCCTaatcattttttgtttacgtgTTTGTTGTAGTTTTCCTGCGAGATTCCCCGACTCCTTGAAGCCCAACACCCACACAAACTGTTGCTGCGCCCCCGCACACACATGCAAATGATAGTGCCCTCTCCCTCTACCCTTTGGCAATCGACGGGGAGCGGGCGGCTGTCTCTCCTCTCGCATGTTTGCTTTGCTCTGTCTGCCCCTCCCTCTGCCCCACTATCCACTGCTTACCGCCCCCTCTCGCTCCGTCTGCTTTTCTGTCTGGCTTTGGCTGCTGTGTAAGTCCAAGTTCTCTAGCCCCCgccgttgtttttgttgctttgtCTTTCTGCCTTCGGTTTTCGGCTCTCGCCATGCCTCTTTCGCTATCGGCTGTTGCCtcatttattttacttttgtCGTCTCTGTCCGGCCTTTCGCTGttgtttttatgtttttaatcattttcGCCTCTCTGATTTGTTAAAAAAGAGCCGAAATTGTGTTCGCTACTGTTGGTTATCAGCAAAATTGGCAAGATACGTAGAGGTTCCTACTCTCAGCAGCCAAAGCAGTTCCAAAACTTGTCGCTCGAAGTGCTGTTCATTGTAATGAGATTAGGTGTCAAATGCCACAAAGTTTATACCACTAGGTTCTCATAATGCCTTTTATGGAACATTTATTATACTTATAGGACTTACAAATacacatattttatttagcaTGACTGTACAAATAATCTCTGAAGAGTCAGgattcttaaattaaaattatttgtaataaaaaataccCACTCATGCTTTACATTGAGGTTCATAAACAGATATATgttcaaattaaaatattcaTTCAAGTaattttaaatccatttatttttttggcatgGTAAGAGATACATTTACTTAAAAGACTtactcaaaattaaataaatatctttggaaaaataaaagtccTGGCCTGTTTCTGAGGAATATTTTGAAAACACTTTTAGTTGGTAAaagacttttatttttaacataatatataaaagtctctaatgatttttattacaagtttgaacaaaaaaaaagtctgAAAGACGTTTATGTTGAAAAGTCATTGATAAGAATGAAAGACATgaaataaaaagtaaaaataactGTTAGTAAAGACTTAAAATAAGGTTTTGAGTTATTTGAGTTATTATTTGAGTAACTTAACTTGAATAATATAAATCAAAcaataatcattaaaaataacTTATCTATTCAAGCTATGTAAAGATACAAACGTTACAAAGCACAATAATTTAAAGTGTAGGAGGTAAAACTTTGTGAGTGCATGTGACACCCACAGGATTTTCAGCGGAAACAGCACCTTTGACCCGGTGACGTCTTTGCATCCCCACCACAGGctccctctctttctctctctgtcTGTGTCGCTGCCTCTCGCTCTGCGCTGGAAGTGAGTTCCTCGCTGGAAGCGAGGTCGCAGCCTCTCCGGCTTCAGTTTGCCGGAGAACTTCCATGCTGGAAGTTCATTCAGCTTTGACTTTTGACTCCGAGCACTTCGTTCTCCGGCTTTTTCGGTCTCCGGTAGTTTGCCACCCACTCGCTAATTCCCCGTTCCCAAAAGTTCCACAACTGTTTTGTGTCTTCCCACGAGTAATGCAAATAAACAAAGGAAAGCGTATCGAAAATCGAAAACCTTACAGAAATGTGAGAAAACTAGAGCGAGCGAAAGGGCGCGATGTCCAGCTGCCGCTGCTCTTTTCACACCCGCGAAATATCACGAGAAAGTTGGGGGAAAACAATTTGTTTGGATTATGTGAGCGCGAGTGTTGGGTTAATGTTTGatcatcgtcgtcgtcgcCTGCTTCCTCTTCCTCGCAACACACTCTGCTCTAAATTGATTTCAATGAGCTTTTTGACGATTCCCTCTTTCTGCCACAGCCGGTaggccccccctccccccctctctctctctttcgctTGGCGATTATGTGCGAATGTGGCTGTGCAAGTGCCCGGTTTTCATACGACCTTGATGCTGTACATTAACCCATTGAGAGCCCCTACATATCGCTGTCTCCCTCGTGCCCTCTTCTCTGGGCGATCGGCTTacagtaaaaaaaaacagacaTGGGCCCTGTTTCCCTCTTCGTCTTCGTGGTCTTGCCTCTTCCTTTTTTACCCGCTTAACCTTACACTGGCCGCCAGAAGTTAACATCTTAGGTGCCATTCCAAAGACTACAATTATTCAGGATTTCGCAACCttcataaaaaaattaataaattaaataaataaatcgcTTTTAGTATAGAATATAATTAAATGTAAAGGTATATCTTTTTCAATTTGATGTATCAAGTAAAATATCTTTTAGatacttttaaaatgaaatatagAAATGCCAAAAAGACAATTTTAAAGCTGGGTGCCTGTTACTAGAAGAGTGAAAGCTAAACTTTATTTGTTAAAAAGTTTGTAACAGTTAGGAATAAGTATTCCTATcctataaattatatatactCTTAAATAGGAATCAAGATCAGATTCACTAGCAGAGTCGAATtggccatgtccgtctgtcctgtctgtccgtGGGAACACTTTGATCctgaaaactataaaagcctaAGAGTTGATACTTGACATGTAAATACATCCAATCCCTtagctgcttgcatatcttcatcTCCCTCTCTTGTAATTCCACTATCTCAGtatgggtatctgatagtcattGCAATCAAATAAAGCGTtgtctattttttttaacaaataggGTTCACccattgaaaaatatttataaaacgcACAATTCAAAGTGCAAAAAGTAGCAGCCGCGGTTATGGctggaaaaatatttcatgtgccttttgttttctttgaGATTTCTGCCTGAATAGATAACACTGGCCtgtgttatt contains:
- the LOC119551165 gene encoding neo-calmodulin; amino-acid sequence: MDPPEYTLSPDDLAEIREAFAQCDPQKTGRISPEDLGTVLRALNQNHTESEIYRYSEGLEGDFFGYITLEDFIELMTKMYKIMEHVDFLKAAFNAFDYDKDGYITQSELRNVFTNLGEKLSDEEFDNIFHQVDVDGDGVITWKDFYTAYKS
- the LOC119549153 gene encoding uncharacterized protein LOC119549153, which gives rise to MVTFGCVAKLLSGFECCANSWVKAVNPGWYEARELPKTILIQKMRQVAQATRAIRQRPQTAEPPKKTRPQRQP